The following are encoded together in the Lathyrus oleraceus cultivar Zhongwan6 chromosome 3, CAAS_Psat_ZW6_1.0, whole genome shotgun sequence genome:
- the LOC127127548 gene encoding probable glutathione S-transferase: MATNQEEVTLIGVVGSPFVCRVQIALKLKGIEYKFVEEDLANKSDLLLKSNPVHKKVPVFVHNDKPISESLVILEYIEETWNQNPILPSSPYQKAVARFWSKVIDDKIVAPFFRAVYAVNDDEKVREKNIEESSQALEFLESELKDKFFGGEEIGFVDIAAVVIAFWVPLVQDISGLQLFTAQKFPKLYNWSKEFLNHPIVKELVPPREPLFVYFKAKYDSLVSSSK; this comes from the exons ATGGCTACAAATCAAGAAGAGGTGACACTTATAGGAGTTGTTGGAAGCCCATTTGTATGTAGAGTACAAATTGCTCTGAAATTGAAGGGAATTGAATACAAATTTGTTGAAGAAGATTTGGCCAACAAAAGTGATCTTCTCCTCAAATCCAATCCAGTTCATAAGAAGGTTCCAGTCTTTGTTCACAATGATAAGCCCATTTCAGAATCTCTTGTGATTCTTGAATATATTGAAGAAACTTGGAATCAAAACCCCATTTTGCCCTCTAGTCCTTACCAAAAAGCCGTGGCTCGATTTTGGTCCAAGGTCATCGACGATAAG ATTGTGGCGCCTTTTTTTAGAGCTGTTTATGCTGTTAACGATGATGAGAAAGTGCGTGAGAAGAATATCGAAGAATCATCTCAGGCTCTTGAGTTTCTTGAGAGTGAGTTGAAGGACAAGTTCTTTGGAGGAGAAGAGATTGGTtttgtggatattgctgctgtTGTCATAGCTTTTTGGGTTCCTTTGGTTCAAGATATATCAGGGTTGCAATTGTTTACTGCTCAAAAGTTTCCAAAGCTTTACAATTGGAGCAAAGAGTTTCTCAACCATCCAATTGTGAAGGAACTTGTGCCTCCAAGAGAACCTCTTTTTGTCTATTTCAAAGCTAAATATGATAGCCTTGTTTCTTCTTCAAAATAG